The following are encoded in a window of Microcaecilia unicolor chromosome 14, aMicUni1.1, whole genome shotgun sequence genomic DNA:
- the LOC115458184 gene encoding olfactory receptor 8U9-like, protein MVNHTSVTEFLILGFPEFPELQIPLFILFSFLYLMALLGNLLIICIVCADRQLHIPMYFFLTNLSALDICSLTSIVPKMLTVLLAKDYNISFVGCILQTYCYMMCISTEFILLTAMAFDRYVAICNPLRYLSIMNKRICVLLAAASWITGLLEPLPHTIVLSRFPFCDSNIINHFFCETAALVQLSCSDTSTIQTMNYILGIFVLIIPFLLTQTSYMFIISTILKIHSSKGKSKAFSTCSSHLTVIILAYGTMIGVYIHPGSMDAADPNKLPIAMYIVTTPLLNPLIYSLRSRELKMALKKVHQQNPLKTSQHCGIYS, encoded by the coding sequence ATGGTAAATCATACCAGTGTGACGGAATTCCTGATTCTTGGGTTCCCAGAGTTTCCAGAGCTGCAGATCCCTCTCTTCATCCTCTTCTCGTTCCTCTACCTGATGGCCCTGTTGGGGAACCTCCTCATTATCTGCATAGTATGTGCTGATCGACAACTACATATTCCCATGTATTTCTTCTTGACCAACTTGTCTGCCTTAGATATCTGCTCTTTAACTTCCATTGTGCCCAAAATGCTTACAGTCCTCCTAGCAAAGGACTATAACATATCTTTTGTGGGATGTATTCTACAGACGTACTGCTATATGATGTGTATATCTACAGAATTTATTCTTCTCACTGCCATGGCATTTGACCGTTACGTTGCAATATGTAACCCCTTGCGTTACCTCAGCATCATGAATAAGAGAATCTGTGTTCTTTTGGCAGCTGCCTCGTGGATAACAGGTTTATTAGAGCCATTGCCTCATACTATTGTTTTATCCCGGTTTCCTTTTTGTGATTCCAATATCATAAATCACTTCTTCTGTGAAACTGCAGCACTGGTGCAACTTTCTTGCTCAGACACTTCAACAATTCAAACTATGAATTATATACTAGGGATATTTGTGCTGATCATTCCATTTCTCCTAACCCAAACATCCTACATGTTTATTATTTCCACCATCCTGAAAATCCACTCTTCAAAGGGCAAAAGCAaggccttctccacctgctcctcccacctTACAGTCATTATTCTGGCATATGGGACTATGATTGGAGTGTATATACACCCTGGGTCAATGGATGCTGCAGATCCAAACAAGTTACCTATAGCAATGTACATAGTCACTACCCCACTGCTAAACCCCCTGATTTATAGCTTGAGAAGCAGAGAATTAAAAATGGCCCTGAAAAAAGTTCATCAGCAAAACCCACTAAAGACTTCACAGCACTGTGGCATTTATTCCTAA